The DNA region CGAGAGAGCACACAATCAAGAGGCGGCAGTCAAAACGACAACCACAAACTCTACCTCGCCGTTGCCATTCTTCAGTGGTGTCCAGTGGCTCACCACCTTCCTTGTGGCATTCTTCCCTCCTAATCCTGCCCCAGTGTGTGAAAAGACCGAGCTCAGAAAGTCGGCTCCTCTGTCCAACGTGTCGCTCAGTCTGGAGGGCTGGTAGTCCCCGCCTTTAGCGACACTGATTCCCCTTGTGTGGACCTTCTTGACAGGCGACGTTGGTCGCTGCGACGGAGGCGGCGAAGCTGTGCTTGTCGTTATGTCCAGGCTGACAGATTCGCCGGCTGCAATGGCTGAGTACACTGTGGACCGCACttgcttgttgctgattGAGCTCATCGTGGCGGCGTTTGGTGTCAACACCGCGAAGATATCCCGTCCACTGACCAATTTGGCATCGTTCGGCTCATGAAGACCCAGCATCGACAGGGCAAAgtgggaagagaaggagattgTTAGCTGAGCCGCAACACCGCTGCTTGTCGATGAGCCACAATGATAGTTTGGCCGCGTGGGCTGCATTGTGCTGGTGCTTGCGGCGGTGCTGCTTGAGGTCAAAGATGGGATGTACTTCAACACGAAGAACCGCGAGTAAGGAGTGCTGTACTCTTCCTGCGGGGCTTCGGCCTTCCGAGATATGGGTGGCAGGATGGCCTTCTTTGACAACCCGCAAACCCCATTCGAGGGACTGTCTGCCCGAGGAGTGCTCGGCCAAGTTGGAATCCTGGCCCGAATAGTGCTGCCCTTCCGGGAAAACCTCTTGAAAAAGCGATTGCGAAGGGCTGCCTTTTGGTGGGTGCTGGCTGAGCTCAGGGGACGTTCAGCATCAGCATTGATGGGATTCCTCCACACCGGTTTCTCGGCTGGCCGTGGGCCTTTCCCGGACGGCTGCTGGGcttgctggtgttgctgttctCCAGGGGGACCAAAGTTCAGGATACGCAAGATATCCTTGTAGTCCGACCCCATGCTCTCAGACACATTGATTTGGGCACCGAGAAAGTACCGAATCGTTCCTCCCTCAAACAACGGACACACAAATAAAAGGTTCCAAAAAGGGGTCCCATCCTTGCGGTAGTTAATGAGGAGTTCGGACGCTTCGTGCCCAGTTGAGATAGCCTCGCTTAGACGCCGTGTGGCCTCGGGGTCGGTACATATGCCCTGGAAGAATCTGCAATTCTTGTTCATGATCTCCTTGCGCCTATATCCAGACATTCGCAAAAGTGCATCCGAGGCacagatgatggggttgtcgGGCTCGAGTGGGGTTGTCAAGCAAAAGGCGTTTCCTAGACCCGGGCATGTCGACAAAAAGCCCCCAGCCGAAGACTGGCTTGTAGACAGTGAAGTCCTCATACATTCGGATAGTTGGTACTTGACAAACTCCGGGTAGAGTGTCTCGGCCAATCGTTCCTCCACTGCAGCCTTCGCCTCTCTGTAAAGTCGTTCTAGCGACGGCAATGCTGTTCGCGCGCagtgtttggtgttgtttttCAACCTGTTGGCTATGTCCTGTGGTAGCTCAATGGGTGTGGATGCCACCACACCGGTGAAATCTGTTGTGATCTGACTGATCAGTGTAGTCATGTTCCCAAACGCCCGGAAGTACTCATCCACTCTGATCAAAAAGTCCATGTAACTTGCTGAAGGTCCACCCTTTCTGGCAGCATA from Podospora pseudopauciseta strain CBS 411.78 chromosome 6, whole genome shotgun sequence includes:
- a CDS encoding hypothetical protein (EggNog:ENOG503P26Q; COG:P), with amino-acid sequence MLSLKRDTLDSLSTLSDGQSLRGSCRSMLPCPNDPRSSVTNATALSPPPASKPSQPQSTSHVPSRLRSDSGLSLHTNQAAFRQYTDYGSDGSVRSVSSRTQAGSPTEGGSVDDAPIGPKPSIILKDSILQAKLLPNFFDPAVIKLAFSNPTTGHKLCRYAARKGGPSASYMDFLIRVDEYFRAFGNMTTLISQITTDFTGVVASTPIELPQDIANRLKNNTKHCARTALPSLERLYREAKAAVEERLAETLYPEFVKYQLSECMRTSLSTSQSSAGGFLSTCPGLGNAFCLTTPLEPDNPIICASDALLRMSGYRRKEIMNKNCRFFQGICTDPEATRRLSEAISTGHEASELLINYRKDGTPFWNLLFVCPLFEGGTIRYFLGAQINVSESMGSDYKDILRILNFGPPGEQQHQQAQQPSGKGPRPAEKPVWRNPINADAERPLSSASTHQKAALRNRFFKRFSRKGSTIRARIPTWPSTPRADSPSNGVCGLSKKAILPPISRKAEAPQEEYSTPYSRFFVLKYIPSLTSSSTAASTSTMQPTRPNYHCGSSTSSGVAAQLTISFSSHFALSMLGLHEPNDAKLVSGRDIFAVLTPNAATMSSISNKQVRSTVYSAIAAGESVSLDITTSTASPPPSQRPTSPVKKVHTRGISVAKGGDYQPSRLSDTLDRGADFLSSVFSHTGAGLGGKNATRKVVSHWTPLKNGNGEVEFVVVVLTAAS